CCGCGCTCGCCGGCGCCGTGCTCACCGGCGGCTGGCTCGGCTACGTCGGGGTCGCGCTCCCGCTGGTCGCGCTCACCGCGCAGCCCGGCCGGACCGCGGCGTCCGCGGCGGTCGTGCTCGCCTCGCTCGGGCTCACCGTGGCCGGCCTGGTCGCCGAGCGCTGGTGCATGCTCCCGCCCGAGGACGACGACGAGGGCGGCCCGGGCAGGAGCACCGGCGGCGGGGCCGGCGGACGCCGCCGCGGCCGCCCGGACGCCGAGCCCAGCCCGGCCTGAGGAGCTCGACGGCTCGGACCCGCGACGGCCCGCGATCGACGAGGACTGCGCGGGTGGGTCCGTCGGTGGTGTCGGTGGTCGGCGCGATCGACGAGGACTGCGCGGGTGGGTCCGTCGGCGGTGCCGGTGGTCTCGGCGGGCAGCCCGGTCTAGCGCGGCCAGTCGCCGGCCCGGTCGAGCAGCCCCGGGGTGGCCGGTGCGCCCAGCGCCGCGGTGACGAAGCGTGCCGGGTCCGCCAGGGCCGTGACGTCCAGGCCGGTGCGGACGCCCGAACGCTCCAGCGCGTACACCAGGTCCTCGGTGGCGATGTTGCCCGTGGCGTCCGGTGCGAACGGGCAGCCGCCGAACCCGCCGACCGACGCGTCCAGGGCGGTCACGCCCTCCTCGACCGCGGTGAGCGCGTTGGCGTAGCCCGTGTTGCGGGTGTTGTGGAAGTGGGCGCGCAGCGGCACGCCGGACTCCGCCCGCACCGCCCGGACGAGCCGGCGGACGTCTGCGGGGACCCCGACGCCGATGGTGTCGGCCAGGGCGAGCTCGACGGGCTCCGCGGGCAGGACGGTGCGGACGACGCGCATGACCTGCTCCGTGGTCACCTCGCCCTCGAACGGGCAGCCGAACGAGGCCGAGACCGTGACGGACGCGGGGACGCCGGCCTCCCGGGCGCGGGCGAGCATCCGGACCGTGGCGGCGAGGACGTCGTCGACGCCGGCGCCGTTGTTGCGGTGGCTGAAGGTGTCGGTGGTGATGACGACGAGGTTCACCTCGTCGACGCCCGCCGCGAGCGCCCGGTCCAGGCCGCGCTCGTTGAGCACGAGGCCGATGTGGTCGACGTGGCTGCCGTCGGGCGCGGTCCGGGGGACGGCGGCCATGACCTCCTCCGCGCCCGCCATCTGCGGGACCCGGCTGGGGTGCACGAAGCTCACGGTCTCCAGCCGCCGCACGCCGGCGGCGACGAGGCGGCGGACGAGCTCGACGCGGGTCGCGACGTCGAGCACCACCGCCTCGTTCTGCAGCCCGTCGCGGGGCCCGACCTCCACGACGTGCACGCCGGTGCGGTCGCGCGGGGGACGGCTGGGTGCGACGGCGGCGTCGGGCATGCCGACAGCCTCCCAGGTCCGCCAGGCGGCACCCAGGGCCCCGGTCAGCCCCGGTCGCGCACGTCGACGAGCTGCCAGCCCAGCGGCGAGGTGGGGCGGGTGGCGGCGCAGGTGAGCAGGGCGGGCGGCGCGCTCGGCGCCTGCCGGACAGTCACCTCCAGCACGCGGTCGACGTCGACGGCCAGCGCGACCGTCACCGCGCCGTCGTCGCGGGGGGTGCTGCCGAGCGGGCGGAGGGCGTCCACGGCCATCAGGTCCGGCACGGTCCCCGGGCCGGCGTCCAGCGGCTGACCCAGGAGCACCTCGCGGGCGTGGTGCTGCGCGGCCTGCACGGCGGCGGGCAGCGAGGAACGGCCGCGCAGCAGCCCCGGCACGACCCGGCCGTGCTCGGTGGCCTCGACGAGCCCCGGCGCGGACGCCGGGGTGACCCCGCCGTAGTACAGGCCGTGGGGCAGGACGACGACGTTGGCGGCGAACCGGCAGCCCCCGACGTGCGAGCACTCCCACACCCGGCCCGGGGCCAGCTCGTCGAGCGCGGCGGCCACCTCGCGGCCGCGCACGGCGCAGCAGGTGTCGTGGCGCCCGTGCGCGCAGGCCAGGTAGACCGGGCTGTCGGGGTCGCCGGGACCCTCGTGGCGGTGCGGCTCCACGGGCCCGTCGAGCCGGACGTCGAGCAGCTCGTCGTCCTCCTCGAACCGCCCCCACCGCACGGCCTCGCTCCCGGGGCGGGAGTCGACGAGCGCCCAGTGACGACGCCCCTGGCGGACGTGGCCGGCCCGGCCGTGGCGCCGGACCAGGAGGACGCGGGCGCCCGCGGCTCCGGCACGTCGCGACACCTCGCCGGCCACGCGGGAGCCCAGCCGGGAGGACATCAGGGCGTCGCGCCCCCACGGCCCGGGCTGCTCCAGGAGGAACCACCGGGTGACGGGGACGGCGGAGCCCGCCCGGGGGTCGCCGCGCTCGCCGGCGCCGTCGGAGCACCGGGGTGCCCGGTGCGCGACCGTCACCGGGACCCTGGCCCCCCGTCGGCGCGAGCAGCACCGTCGTCGGTCGTCCCGCTGGCCGCGGGGACGAGCACGCCCTCGCGCAGCAGCCGCCGGACGAGCCCGACGGCGTCGTCCCCGTCGAGCCCCGGCAGGTCGGCGGCGGTGGCCGGGCTGCCGTCCAGGAGCCGGTCGAGGGCGTCGCCCGCGCGTGCGGGGACGGACACCGTGCGGTCGGCGAGGACGAGCGCCAGGTCGTCCTCCCGGTCGCGGACCGCCCAGCGCAGGCCCGCGCGCAGCCGCACCGGCGAGGTCGCCGACAGCGACGCGACGGCCGCGGCCTGGGCGAGCGGGGCCAGCGGGGCGGGGCGGT
The nucleotide sequence above comes from Aquipuribacter hungaricus. Encoded proteins:
- a CDS encoding sucrase ferredoxin, which translates into the protein MTVAHRAPRCSDGAGERGDPRAGSAVPVTRWFLLEQPGPWGRDALMSSRLGSRVAGEVSRRAGAAGARVLLVRRHGRAGHVRQGRRHWALVDSRPGSEAVRWGRFEEDDELLDVRLDGPVEPHRHEGPGDPDSPVYLACAHGRHDTCCAVRGREVAAALDELAPGRVWECSHVGGCRFAANVVVLPHGLYYGGVTPASAPGLVEATEHGRVVPGLLRGRSSLPAAVQAAQHHAREVLLGQPLDAGPGTVPDLMAVDALRPLGSTPRDDGAVTVALAVDVDRVLEVTVRQAPSAPPALLTCAATRPTSPLGWQLVDVRDRG
- a CDS encoding DUF3180 family protein, whose product is ALAGAVLTGGWLGYVGVALPLVALTAQPGRTAASAAVVLASLGLTVAGLVAERWCMLPPEDDDEGGPGRSTGGGAGGRRRGRPDAEPSPA
- a CDS encoding hydroxymethylglutaryl-CoA lyase, with translation MPDAAVAPSRPPRDRTGVHVVEVGPRDGLQNEAVVLDVATRVELVRRLVAAGVRRLETVSFVHPSRVPQMAGAEEVMAAVPRTAPDGSHVDHIGLVLNERGLDRALAAGVDEVNLVVITTDTFSHRNNGAGVDDVLAATVRMLARAREAGVPASVTVSASFGCPFEGEVTTEQVMRVVRTVLPAEPVELALADTIGVGVPADVRRLVRAVRAESGVPLRAHFHNTRNTGYANALTAVEEGVTALDASVGGFGGCPFAPDATGNIATEDLVYALERSGVRTGLDVTALADPARFVTAALGAPATPGLLDRAGDWPR